One Sulfurirhabdus autotrophica DNA window includes the following coding sequences:
- a CDS encoding FecR family protein → MIFSGCSMVSAAKKWNRQYLFLFTLLAISFFPTIARSADGVAVGFAKKAVGTLVVVRADGIEERLSGKGRMPLFEGDVVRTDDNSVALLELNSDIQVGLNRSTSFKIVSRWEKANGITRILRLKEGMLWVKTSGGVKQLEVETPVAIAVVKGTEFIIEALKDGTSNLKVIEGLVEFGTAFGTCPIRTSTVSHAEQGKKCTKPVVADVTPAANWTAALLDTKASKNGGGTIAMAAPAPPAPALPIFWPPPDASTHQKIPRALLVPDNTHAQTWANVAARMEKALAKNGYSSPGYYSVPEGFALISQLERINPDATPTPPNERWKIKVDPASIVPFNLGAYLKALLGKDAGYFRVIAFVFTPVSIVTSGAEANIEEAKLWVGQGGTKLPRILSKQLYGEDMVATALIYEFEIPSHGEAARLNKPSEHNGQQHLKAAKILQALGG, encoded by the coding sequence ATGATTTTTTCTGGCTGCTCAATGGTGTCTGCAGCAAAAAAATGGAACAGACAATATTTGTTTCTGTTCACCCTATTGGCGATCTCATTCTTCCCCACTATTGCACGTAGTGCAGATGGTGTTGCTGTTGGTTTTGCCAAGAAAGCAGTGGGAACCCTAGTGGTAGTGCGAGCTGACGGGATAGAAGAGAGATTAAGCGGAAAAGGGAGAATGCCTCTATTTGAAGGCGATGTTGTGCGTACCGATGACAACAGCGTTGCATTGCTGGAGTTGAATAGTGATATTCAAGTAGGGCTAAACCGCAGCACCAGTTTCAAGATTGTTTCTCGATGGGAAAAAGCAAACGGAATTACACGCATTCTCCGTTTGAAAGAGGGCATGCTGTGGGTCAAAACCAGTGGTGGAGTGAAGCAATTGGAAGTAGAAACACCTGTAGCCATTGCCGTAGTTAAAGGGACTGAATTTATTATTGAAGCATTGAAAGATGGCACCAGCAATTTAAAAGTCATTGAAGGCCTTGTGGAATTTGGTACAGCTTTTGGTACCTGTCCTATCCGCACTTCCACTGTCAGTCATGCAGAACAGGGCAAAAAATGTACCAAACCAGTGGTTGCTGATGTTACGCCTGCTGCCAATTGGACTGCAGCACTACTCGACACCAAAGCGAGTAAAAATGGTGGAGGAACAATTGCCATGGCTGCACCTGCACCACCTGCACCTGCATTACCCATCTTCTGGCCACCGCCGGACGCATCAACCCACCAGAAAATTCCCCGAGCGCTCCTAGTACCTGATAACACCCATGCCCAAACCTGGGCAAACGTTGCCGCCAGGATGGAGAAAGCGCTCGCTAAAAATGGCTATTCCAGCCCTGGATATTATTCAGTTCCTGAAGGCTTTGCTTTAATCAGCCAACTAGAGCGCATCAACCCGGATGCCACACCAACGCCCCCCAATGAACGCTGGAAAATCAAAGTGGACCCTGCCAGCATTGTCCCCTTCAATTTAGGTGCTTACCTGAAAGCATTATTGGGTAAGGATGCAGGCTATTTCAGAGTCATTGCTTTTGTATTCACTCCTGTATCCATTGTGACCAGTGGCGCTGAAGCCAATATTGAAGAAGCAAAGCTTTGGGTTGGTCAAGGGGGTACAAAGCTTCCTCGAATTCTTTCAAAACAATTATATGGCGAAGATATGGTAGCCACCGCTTTGATCTATGAATTCGAAATTCCCAGCCATGGTGAAGCGGCCAGACTGAACAAACCTTCCGAACACAATGGCCAGCAACATTTAAAAGCGGCCAAAATTCTGCAAGCGCTTGGAGGTTAG